From the Thunnus albacares chromosome 24, fThuAlb1.1, whole genome shotgun sequence genome, one window contains:
- the LOC122976014 gene encoding midkine-B-like: MRAALLLLLLVTLIAIKSVDGGKNKKEKNKPSQPRSECTDWRYGKCVPSNGECGAGFREGSCDQQTRKMKCKVPCNWRKDFGADCKYHFVSWGECDPTSSLRTKTGTLKKALFHAECQQTISVSKPCLGKTKTKNKGKKRKGKGK, translated from the exons atGAGGGCTGcgttgctgttgctgctgttagtCACTCTAATCGCCATTAAATCTGTagatggagggaaaaacaagaaag agaaaaacaaaccctCCCAGCCCAGGTCAGAATGCACTGACTGGCGCTATGGAAAGTGTGTCCCTAGCAACGGGGAATGTGGGGCAGGGTTTAGAGAGGGGTCATGTGACCAGCAGACCAGGAAGATGAAATGTAAAGTACCATGCAACTGGAGAAAAGACTTtggag CTGACTGCAAGTATCACTTTGTCAGTTGGGGAGAGTGTGATCCAACCTCTAGCTTGCGGACCAAAACAGGGACATTGAAGAAGGCTCTGTTTCATGCAGAGTGTCAACAGACTATTTCTGTCTCCAAACCCTGCCTCGGAAAAaccaagacaaaaaacaaag